One Deinococcus grandis DNA window includes the following coding sequences:
- a CDS encoding DUF11 domain-containing protein codes for MRTPSLPSAALKLLARLTLALPPALLGAAHAAGTPAGTVIQNTATLEFTPPGEPPVRVPTPPVTTTVQAVCSVSALPNGTVAQPGQSAALLPGERTTFRYVVTNTGNAANTLNLGVRPDVASQFTPGDLSVHRDANGNGQIDPDEAALTSLNLAADAGATLLVRATTQASDRGAAYPNLLVRCGSNVRGLDGETDEDNVARLTVGDPPALTLEKTFTPATLRPGDETTVTLTARNAGNGPSRAVTVTDILNTPELQDFVFVSGSVRLSGSAAPAATAEYSADGQAWQATETSPVAGIRARVDSLAPGATLTLTFRLRSPEATGTRRNVAQLRSGDISVDAPADVTLRYQPLIALGPLGNPQALPGGELSSDDLQRKANALLNTEVCFPHTAQNLGDRTDTLTVSGRVETGEGTLRFTERDGTPITEPFRTDLAPQGTKDFNACYVPTRANVSSAAEAFRAVLTATSSRGAADNLTVDVLTTVAPLTLNPVKSGDVSGLVEPGQLLTYHLRLTNTQSFPLTDVVVRDSLRNLLVFDASGTLIRTDLLDFVSADQGGTLEGETVVWRLTRLDPGQSFDLTLQVRVPQGTPDGARAVNVFTVSSGELPDPVPSNPVVNGVFRSGNLTLVKTSSPAVVAYGQTITYTFTVTNRSATGVLDAIKVQDTLPTGLTYVEGSSLLNGTEITPVVTGRTYVWEIPGLAPGASAVITFDAVVTPDAGTQIRNSAIATAVSNNGETQTPPSSAVNTIDPLIFGRNTADLVGYVFQDVNRNGIYDRAVDRPVLNARVILAGGRAALTDAQGRYHFRNLMEGEAALRLDPNSVAHAPLSVPQDAGRPGSRLIYVRNLTSADFPLAPDAGDIAVVRDTTLRVTSTLPLQTPQTLTVRKQVFEQEPGVYLVQLTLGASTDLSGVELNDPLPQGAELLDGQHALTFTTLPGGERVLTYRFRWAGDLKGAVTDPAARWRY; via the coding sequence GTGCGAACCCCCTCACTTCCCTCCGCAGCACTGAAGCTGCTGGCCCGCCTGACCCTGGCGCTGCCTCCGGCGCTGCTCGGCGCGGCCCACGCCGCCGGTACCCCCGCCGGTACCGTCATCCAGAACACGGCGACCCTGGAATTCACGCCGCCCGGCGAGCCGCCCGTGCGCGTGCCCACCCCGCCGGTCACGACGACCGTGCAGGCGGTGTGCTCGGTCAGCGCCCTGCCGAACGGCACGGTCGCGCAGCCCGGGCAGAGCGCGGCGCTGCTGCCCGGCGAGCGCACCACCTTCCGGTACGTGGTCACGAACACCGGCAACGCCGCGAACACCCTGAACCTCGGCGTGCGGCCCGACGTGGCGTCGCAGTTCACGCCCGGCGACCTGAGCGTGCACCGCGACGCGAACGGCAACGGCCAGATCGACCCGGACGAGGCGGCCCTGACCAGCCTGAACCTGGCCGCCGACGCGGGCGCCACGCTGCTCGTGCGCGCGACCACGCAGGCCAGCGACCGCGGCGCGGCCTACCCCAACCTGCTCGTCCGCTGCGGCAGCAACGTGCGCGGCCTGGACGGCGAGACCGACGAGGACAACGTCGCGCGCCTGACCGTGGGCGACCCGCCCGCCCTGACGCTGGAGAAGACCTTCACGCCCGCCACGCTGCGCCCCGGCGACGAGACGACCGTCACCCTGACCGCCCGCAACGCGGGCAACGGCCCGTCGCGCGCCGTGACCGTCACGGACATCCTGAACACCCCAGAACTGCAGGACTTCGTGTTCGTGAGCGGCAGCGTCCGCCTGAGCGGCAGCGCCGCCCCGGCCGCCACGGCCGAGTACAGCGCCGACGGGCAGGCGTGGCAGGCCACCGAGACCAGCCCCGTCGCGGGCATCCGTGCCCGCGTGGACAGCCTCGCGCCCGGCGCGACCCTCACCCTGACCTTCCGCCTGCGCAGCCCCGAGGCCACCGGCACGCGCCGCAACGTCGCGCAGCTGCGCAGCGGGGACATCAGCGTGGACGCCCCCGCCGACGTCACCCTGCGCTACCAGCCGCTGATCGCGCTGGGCCCCCTCGGCAACCCCCAGGCGCTGCCCGGCGGCGAACTCAGCAGCGACGACCTGCAGCGCAAGGCCAACGCGCTGCTGAACACCGAGGTCTGCTTCCCGCACACCGCGCAGAACCTCGGGGACCGCACCGACACCCTCACGGTCAGCGGCCGCGTCGAGACCGGCGAGGGCACCCTCCGCTTCACGGAACGCGACGGGACGCCCATCACCGAACCTTTCCGCACGGACCTCGCGCCGCAGGGCACGAAGGACTTCAATGCCTGCTACGTGCCCACCCGGGCGAACGTCAGCTCCGCCGCCGAGGCCTTCCGAGCCGTCCTGACCGCCACGAGCAGCCGCGGCGCCGCCGACAACCTGACCGTGGACGTCCTGACCACCGTCGCGCCCCTGACCCTGAACCCCGTCAAGAGCGGCGACGTCAGCGGACTGGTGGAACCGGGGCAGCTGCTCACGTACCACCTGCGACTCACGAACACCCAGAGCTTCCCCCTGACCGACGTCGTCGTGCGCGACTCGCTGCGCAACCTGCTGGTGTTCGACGCCAGCGGCACCCTGATCCGCACCGACCTGCTGGACTTCGTCAGCGCCGACCAGGGCGGCACCCTGGAGGGCGAGACGGTCGTGTGGCGCCTGACCCGCCTGGACCCCGGGCAGAGCTTCGACCTGACCCTGCAGGTCCGCGTGCCGCAGGGCACCCCGGACGGCGCGCGCGCCGTGAACGTCTTCACGGTGAGCAGCGGCGAACTGCCCGACCCCGTCCCCAGCAACCCGGTCGTGAACGGCGTGTTCCGCAGCGGCAACCTGACCCTGGTCAAGACCAGCAGCCCCGCCGTGGTCGCCTACGGGCAGACCATCACGTACACCTTCACCGTCACGAACCGCAGCGCGACCGGCGTCCTGGACGCCATCAAGGTGCAGGACACCCTGCCCACCGGCCTGACCTACGTGGAGGGCAGCAGCCTCCTGAACGGCACCGAGATCACCCCGGTCGTCACGGGCCGCACGTACGTCTGGGAGATCCCCGGCCTGGCGCCCGGCGCGAGCGCCGTGATCACCTTCGACGCGGTCGTCACGCCCGACGCCGGCACGCAGATCCGCAACAGCGCCATCGCCACCGCCGTCAGCAACAACGGCGAGACCCAGACGCCGCCCAGCAGCGCCGTGAACACCATTGACCCGCTGATCTTCGGGCGCAACACCGCCGATCTGGTCGGGTACGTGTTCCAGGACGTGAACCGCAACGGCATCTACGACCGCGCCGTGGACCGCCCGGTCCTGAACGCCCGCGTGATCCTTGCCGGTGGCCGCGCCGCGCTGACCGACGCGCAGGGCCGCTACCACTTCCGGAACCTCATGGAGGGCGAGGCGGCGCTGCGACTCGATCCGAACAGCGTCGCGCACGCGCCCCTGAGCGTCCCGCAGGACGCCGGACGGCCCGGCAGCCGCCTGATCTACGTGCGGAACCTGACCAGCGCCGACTTCCCGCTGGCGCCCGACGCCGGGGACATCGCGGTCGTGCGCGACACCACCTTGCGCGTGACGAGCACCCTGCCGCTGCAGACGCCGCAGACCCTGACTGTCCGCAAGCAGGTGTTCGAGCAGGAGCCCGGCGTGTACCTCGTGCAGCTGACCCTGGGCGCCAGCACCGACCTGAGCGGCGTGGAACTGAACGACCCCCTGCCCCAGGGCGCCGAACTGCTCGACGGACAGCACGCCCTGACCTTCACCACCCTCCCCGGCGGCGAGCGCGTCCTGACCTACCGCTTCCGCTGGGCTGGGGATCTCAAGGGCGCCGTGACCGACCCGGCCGCCCGCTGGAGGTACTGA
- a CDS encoding DUF11 domain-containing protein produces MKKHWTLTALIALTAGAAHAATEAGTVITNTAEIVFTPEGSTTPTPVESNKVTTTVLPVPSFTIVKNDGSADVTTPDYSKPGQTATARPGDTVVFPYTLTNTGNVPNESYVLTNTPDPTAAVKTPGSVTYYPASADTNNDGTLSPAEIAAATPITTITGVKPDQSVKFFQVYTVPTTATNADKYGADPSGTRQDNPAFNNDPSVPRDANNSNVTTVDRKDATLIGPKADPDGNGNPVTAPYASPEGVLITPSASDTQTAHATTSTTTITFTNTVQNTGNRADVFDITTAPAGFPTGTIVTLLKPDGTPLTDTDGDGVPDVGSLAPGATADILVKVTFPAGSAPTAPGTLPTVTVTSTSSNDPSKKDDTKDIVNLPGLSFGNPTPTPGGDPTIPGTPEAGQPGSPTSPILPPSTCTAGSPAIRSTVALEIANLGSAPDTFDVSGVAAIKLTDGTTQNVAVQYFRDTNGNRALDTGELALTDTNGNGIPDTGALAPGAELKLIAAVDVPCAAAAQTITLNQTAKSPTTGVTVPDTNDTILVGKTPVAAPSKTVDKAEAKPGEQLTYTIIGKNTSNANVTKAFIKDTLPANTSFSTTRPAPALQDSVEAFSTAAGTILYSTNGTTWSAAKITTLATGGTVYAGVDTNGNGTIDTGDILAPGESITLIFKVTVN; encoded by the coding sequence ATGAAGAAACACTGGACCCTGACCGCCCTGATCGCCCTCACCGCCGGAGCCGCGCACGCCGCGACGGAGGCGGGAACGGTCATCACCAACACCGCCGAGATCGTCTTCACCCCCGAAGGCAGCACGACCCCCACCCCCGTCGAGTCAAACAAGGTCACGACCACCGTGCTGCCGGTGCCCAGCTTCACGATCGTGAAGAACGACGGCAGCGCCGACGTCACTACCCCCGACTACAGCAAGCCCGGCCAGACCGCCACCGCCCGCCCCGGTGACACCGTGGTCTTCCCCTACACCCTGACGAACACCGGGAACGTCCCCAACGAGTCCTACGTCCTGACCAACACCCCCGACCCGACCGCCGCTGTGAAGACCCCCGGCAGCGTGACGTACTACCCCGCCAGTGCCGACACCAACAATGACGGCACCCTGAGCCCGGCCGAGATCGCCGCCGCCACGCCCATCACCACCATCACCGGCGTGAAACCGGACCAGTCCGTCAAGTTCTTCCAGGTGTACACGGTGCCCACCACCGCCACCAACGCCGACAAGTACGGCGCCGACCCCAGCGGCACCCGCCAGGACAACCCGGCCTTCAACAACGACCCCAGCGTCCCGCGCGACGCCAACAACTCCAACGTCACGACCGTGGACCGCAAGGACGCCACCCTCATCGGGCCGAAGGCCGACCCGGACGGCAACGGCAATCCCGTCACCGCCCCCTACGCCAGCCCCGAGGGCGTGCTGATCACCCCCAGCGCCAGCGACACGCAGACCGCGCATGCCACCACCAGCACCACCACGATCACCTTCACGAACACCGTCCAGAACACCGGCAACCGCGCCGACGTGTTCGACATCACCACCGCGCCGGCGGGCTTCCCCACCGGGACGATCGTGACGCTGCTCAAGCCTGACGGGACCCCCCTGACCGACACCGACGGGGACGGCGTGCCCGACGTGGGCAGCCTGGCCCCCGGCGCGACCGCCGACATTCTGGTCAAGGTGACCTTCCCCGCGGGCAGTGCCCCCACGGCGCCCGGCACGCTGCCCACCGTGACGGTCACGAGCACCAGCAGCAACGACCCCAGCAAGAAGGACGACACGAAGGACATCGTGAACCTGCCCGGCCTGTCCTTCGGGAACCCCACCCCCACCCCCGGCGGCGACCCCACCATCCCCGGCACGCCCGAGGCGGGCCAGCCCGGCAGCCCCACCAGCCCGATCCTGCCGCCCAGCACCTGCACGGCGGGCAGCCCGGCCATCCGCTCCACGGTCGCCCTGGAGATCGCCAACCTGGGCAGCGCACCCGACACCTTCGACGTGAGCGGCGTTGCGGCCATCAAACTGACCGACGGCACCACCCAGAACGTCGCCGTGCAGTACTTCAGGGACACCAACGGCAACAGGGCCCTGGACACGGGTGAGCTCGCCCTGACCGACACCAACGGCAACGGCATTCCCGACACCGGCGCGCTGGCCCCCGGCGCAGAGCTGAAACTGATCGCCGCCGTGGACGTGCCCTGCGCCGCCGCCGCGCAGACCATCACCCTGAACCAGACCGCCAAGTCCCCCACGACCGGCGTGACTGTGCCCGACACGAACGACACCATCCTGGTCGGCAAGACCCCGGTCGCCGCGCCCAGCAAGACCGTCGACAAGGCTGAAGCCAAGCCCGGCGAGCAGCTGACGTACACCATCATCGGGAAGAACACCAGCAACGCCAACGTCACGAAGGCGTTCATCAAGGACACCCTGCCCGCCAACACCAGCTTCAGCACCACGCGTCCTGCCCCTGCACTCCAGGACAGCGTCGAGGCCTTCAGCACCGCAGCGGGCACCATCCTGTACTCCACCAACGGCACCACCTGGAGTGCAGCCAAGATCACGACCCTGGCCACCGGCGGCACCGTGTATGCCGGGGTGGACACCAACGGCAACGGCACCATCGATACCGGCGACATTCTGGCCCCTGGGGAGAGCATCACGCTCATCTTCAAGGTCACGGTTAACTGA
- the carA gene encoding glutamine-hydrolyzing carbamoyl-phosphate synthase small subunit has protein sequence MIRKERAILALEDGTVYRGYAFGHRGETVGEVVFNTSMTGYQEIMTDPSYNGQIVTITYTHVGNYGVAIYDMESNKPYVRGFISREFSGEYSNHRAQQSLEAFMQQYGVVSIQGIDTRALVRRLRTGGVVKGVIAHRSFTHPEDPYGEFTPAEEAVYVGRARDHQDIDGHDMTREVTTALPYAFPTLRHGKRVVLMDFGIKHTIIERLAEVGIEPIVVPAHTTPAQIMALQPHGLFLSNGPGDPAPLEYAHKTAWELMGLLPTFGICLGHQILGLAAGGKTFKMKFGHRGGNQPVKNLLTGNVEITSQNHGYAVDIDSIPNGAFVPTHINLNDGTLEGMAHSRYPVFSVQYHPEASPGPHDSRYLFDRFIEEIDAFDGGNGTPIVKASAGRLGV, from the coding sequence ATGATCAGGAAAGAACGGGCCATCCTGGCTCTGGAAGACGGCACCGTGTACCGCGGGTACGCGTTCGGGCACCGCGGCGAGACCGTGGGCGAGGTGGTGTTCAACACCTCCATGACCGGGTACCAGGAGATCATGACCGATCCCTCGTACAACGGGCAGATCGTGACCATCACGTACACGCACGTCGGGAACTACGGCGTGGCGATCTACGACATGGAGAGCAACAAACCCTACGTGCGCGGCTTCATCAGCCGTGAGTTCAGCGGCGAGTACTCCAACCACCGCGCGCAGCAGTCCCTGGAAGCCTTCATGCAGCAGTACGGCGTGGTGAGCATCCAGGGCATCGACACGCGCGCGCTGGTGCGGCGCCTGCGCACGGGCGGCGTGGTCAAGGGCGTCATCGCGCACCGCAGCTTCACGCACCCGGAGGATCCGTACGGCGAGTTCACGCCCGCCGAGGAAGCCGTGTACGTGGGGCGCGCCCGTGACCATCAGGACATTGACGGCCACGACATGACGCGCGAGGTCACGACCGCGCTGCCCTACGCGTTCCCCACCCTGCGGCACGGCAAGCGCGTGGTCCTGATGGACTTCGGGATCAAGCACACCATCATCGAGCGGCTGGCCGAGGTCGGCATCGAGCCGATCGTGGTGCCCGCCCACACCACCCCCGCGCAGATCATGGCGCTGCAACCGCACGGCCTGTTCCTGAGCAACGGCCCCGGCGACCCGGCCCCGCTGGAGTACGCGCACAAGACCGCCTGGGAACTCATGGGACTGCTGCCCACCTTCGGCATCTGCCTCGGGCACCAGATCCTGGGCCTCGCGGCAGGTGGGAAGACCTTCAAGATGAAGTTCGGCCACCGCGGCGGCAACCAGCCCGTGAAGAACCTGCTGACCGGCAACGTGGAGATCACCAGCCAGAACCACGGGTACGCGGTGGACATCGACTCGATCCCCAACGGGGCGTTCGTGCCCACCCACATCAACCTGAACGACGGCACCCTGGAGGGCATGGCGCACAGCCGCTACCCGGTGTTTTCCGTGCAGTACCACCCGGAAGCCAGCCCCGGCCCGCACGACAGCCGCTACCTGTTCGACCGCTTCATTGAGGAGATCGACGCCTTCGATGGGGGCAACGGTACCCCCATTGTGAAAGCCAGCGCCGGACGTCTGGGGGTTTGA
- a CDS encoding COG1361 family protein, whose product MKRAITTLTAALLGTAAAQDIATSLPLTSVGDRLMWTVGDQDLRLVVGLSSRVQLDVYGAQFDPADYRTPDQYGDENYDPAPKLPVGSTFTLLGADGQVIRQQEFGQGAQDWQTFLNSDLKAGTYTLRVRTQGNGKNTFALRLTSVSAAVEADHLNVTVRSNDWVPALNVYNPGGPMSIRMYDGDGPGELQGEVRDAQGNAYPVKVSGQLQWDEIKVPEDQGNYTLYLRQPPKTFQWSNSVGFELSTGPIQIVTADTTGKLDIRAELVLPDETLPTQATVTVGEQTYAVNGQAGPFTLPAREYPVQAEPVKGAEVSVNAPAATVTKGQTARVAVQVKPSLNLSFTADKAEVCVGDVVTFTARATTDFERQTLPASLRVALPAGFEAQGDTSVTARVDAANPGVLTFEARAVAATQGEARATLAPWNQSQSLGVQVLPSATQIELRRAPLAATLPGETVTVTLTLRNTSAAPAPFELTDQPGETLEALDPTSFSGELQPGEERTLSYRARVKGAGGEQGQLSATLTSNCATQQVVGGTLGVTTPPPPAPTPVVTQTRESTVRIPYDVPTTRNATQVVVAHQPPAGASYVPGSSQLSGRPLADPQVGASGTLYWTTPGAPRGVLTYRVTHEGSLPALQSPTLVGRYAGGQVSVLVGEGTLDDLSALQPVTATQARENSGALKLPLDGAVYRDRDRVTVVVESPADSAELPLINGAPVDPASLGRRAVDAERGTQRQEFYGVALRSGENTLTFAGQTVRVNLAGTPVSAEFSGQQLIADGVTPIRVGIRLTDAAGIGTASGNVTVQATLEPTQPDAQPRVVSYQVKLTDGEGVLELEPLAAPAHFDVRVRLGDRVISKGFEALPSRTRVGIGMLSVGGILSGSGVAAGEARAQGYLETPIGDGKLYVAASGALTADRTASGATTVRQDRDQGLPTTANPLQRYPTHGDSSTETVPLQGIDPVAARYEHPAFSVSYRQAPLPIDVFTVGVTPTALSGFTRGAPAQLSGFVAALPGDLKRVTLDANGLRALPLPDQDLAADSETVTLLLTDPVTGAQERRPLARLSDYTLDPAAGVLYLQRPLNLLDDQGRTVRVELSYRLNDPLGARTLAWGVQGKYRVTDTLSVAAAAVSLDGVTSVGARARYDDGTRRADLLAAYAAQGTLVDGSASVQGDRFALSGSLHYQTPGYAGLNAAAPGLGAAADATYRLTDRFALNARATYAATPAAGTTPATSGGTADLRGLYTFSPFTLGAGIRAGFGDRQGVAAIVSAAYARSGLGVQVDHVQALSGTLDTTTTVKASVPVAENVTLTARDDITWGEGQRASLGLQTKLGGTNLAVNYDLPGADGWGNRARIGVDTTLPVSDRAAVDLRGSLILDTDGDTRDESSWNAGVGVRYKTDTLAATLAADASRTDAGFSVALKGGATYSVNDQLTLSAEGHQILGAGAGANYAVSGALRAGPWQGLSYLRYKDGALAGGTPELIGEANVEYHVPRYALRAGLAGRALLAQPGSATYQGSLSGTYYVTDRLGLGLAARGLVQPATGSTLLSAGLEASYRALPGTWLTLGYNPVGFQGIGTNVYTRQGAYLRLDLMLDDGQSPAPAPDTTGGR is encoded by the coding sequence GTGAAACGCGCCATCACCACCCTGACCGCGGCCCTGCTGGGAACGGCCGCCGCGCAGGACATCGCCACCTCGCTTCCCCTGACCTCGGTCGGCGACCGGCTCATGTGGACGGTCGGCGATCAGGACCTGCGACTGGTCGTGGGCCTCAGTTCGCGTGTGCAGCTGGACGTGTACGGCGCGCAGTTCGACCCGGCCGACTACCGCACGCCCGACCAGTACGGCGACGAGAACTACGACCCCGCCCCCAAACTCCCGGTCGGCAGCACCTTCACGCTGCTCGGCGCGGACGGGCAGGTCATCCGGCAGCAGGAATTCGGGCAGGGCGCGCAGGACTGGCAGACCTTCCTGAACAGCGACCTGAAAGCCGGGACGTACACCCTGCGCGTGCGCACCCAGGGCAACGGCAAGAACACCTTCGCGCTGCGCCTGACGTCCGTCAGCGCCGCCGTCGAGGCCGATCACCTGAACGTCACGGTGCGCAGCAACGACTGGGTGCCCGCCCTGAACGTGTACAACCCCGGCGGGCCCATGAGCATCCGCATGTACGACGGGGACGGCCCGGGCGAACTGCAGGGCGAAGTCCGCGACGCGCAGGGCAACGCCTACCCCGTCAAGGTCAGCGGACAGCTGCAGTGGGACGAGATCAAGGTCCCCGAGGACCAGGGCAACTACACCCTGTACCTGCGCCAGCCGCCCAAGACCTTCCAGTGGTCGAACTCGGTGGGGTTCGAACTCAGCACCGGCCCGATCCAGATCGTCACGGCCGACACCACCGGCAAGCTGGACATCCGGGCCGAACTGGTCCTCCCGGACGAGACGCTGCCTACCCAGGCGACCGTCACGGTGGGTGAACAGACCTACGCGGTCAATGGGCAGGCCGGGCCCTTCACGCTGCCCGCCCGCGAGTACCCCGTACAGGCCGAGCCGGTCAAGGGAGCCGAGGTCAGCGTCAACGCGCCCGCCGCGACCGTCACGAAGGGCCAGACCGCGCGCGTGGCCGTGCAGGTCAAACCCAGTCTGAACCTGAGCTTCACCGCCGACAAAGCCGAGGTCTGCGTGGGCGACGTGGTGACCTTCACCGCGCGCGCCACCACCGACTTCGAGCGGCAGACCCTGCCCGCCAGCCTGCGCGTGGCGCTCCCCGCCGGATTCGAGGCGCAGGGCGACACCAGCGTCACCGCCCGCGTGGACGCCGCCAACCCCGGCGTGCTGACCTTCGAGGCCCGCGCGGTTGCCGCCACGCAGGGCGAGGCCCGCGCCACCCTGGCCCCCTGGAACCAGAGCCAGTCGCTGGGCGTGCAGGTGCTGCCCAGCGCCACCCAGATCGAACTGCGCCGCGCGCCCCTGGCCGCCACCCTCCCCGGCGAGACCGTCACCGTGACCCTCACGCTGCGCAACACCAGCGCCGCCCCCGCCCCCTTCGAACTGACCGACCAGCCCGGCGAGACCCTGGAAGCCCTGGACCCCACCAGCTTCAGCGGCGAACTCCAGCCCGGCGAGGAGCGGACCCTCAGCTACCGCGCCCGCGTGAAGGGCGCGGGCGGCGAGCAGGGCCAGCTGAGCGCCACCCTGACGAGCAACTGCGCCACGCAGCAGGTCGTGGGCGGCACCCTGGGCGTCACCACGCCCCCGCCCCCCGCGCCCACCCCGGTCGTCACGCAGACCCGCGAGAGCACCGTCCGCATCCCCTACGACGTGCCCACCACCCGGAACGCCACGCAGGTCGTCGTGGCGCACCAGCCGCCCGCCGGGGCCAGCTACGTGCCCGGCAGCAGCCAGTTGAGCGGCCGCCCCCTGGCCGACCCGCAGGTGGGCGCCAGCGGCACACTGTACTGGACGACGCCCGGCGCGCCCCGGGGCGTCCTGACCTACCGCGTCACGCACGAGGGCAGCCTCCCGGCCCTGCAGAGCCCCACCCTGGTCGGCCGGTACGCCGGGGGACAGGTCAGCGTCCTCGTCGGCGAGGGCACCCTGGACGACCTGAGCGCCCTGCAACCCGTGACCGCCACCCAGGCGCGCGAGAACAGCGGCGCGCTGAAACTCCCGCTGGACGGCGCGGTGTACCGCGACCGCGACCGCGTGACCGTCGTCGTGGAGAGCCCCGCAGACAGCGCCGAACTGCCCCTGATCAACGGCGCGCCGGTCGACCCGGCCAGCCTGGGCCGCAGGGCGGTGGACGCCGAACGCGGCACGCAGCGCCAGGAGTTCTACGGCGTCGCGCTGCGCAGCGGCGAGAACACCCTGACCTTCGCCGGGCAGACCGTCCGCGTGAACTTGGCGGGCACGCCCGTCAGTGCCGAATTCAGCGGCCAGCAGCTCATCGCCGACGGCGTCACGCCCATCCGCGTCGGCATCCGCCTGACCGACGCCGCCGGGATCGGCACCGCCAGCGGCAACGTCACCGTGCAGGCCACCCTGGAACCCACCCAGCCCGACGCGCAGCCCCGCGTGGTCAGCTACCAGGTGAAACTGACCGACGGCGAGGGCGTCCTGGAACTCGAACCGCTCGCCGCGCCCGCCCACTTCGACGTCCGCGTGCGCCTGGGCGACCGCGTGATCAGCAAGGGCTTCGAGGCGCTGCCCAGCCGCACCCGCGTCGGCATCGGCATGCTCAGCGTCGGCGGCATCCTGAGCGGCAGCGGCGTCGCCGCCGGGGAAGCCCGCGCGCAGGGCTACCTGGAAACGCCCATCGGGGACGGCAAACTGTACGTCGCGGCCAGCGGCGCCCTCACCGCCGACCGCACCGCCAGCGGCGCCACCACCGTCCGGCAGGACCGCGACCAGGGCCTGCCCACCACCGCCAACCCCCTCCAGCGCTACCCCACGCACGGCGACAGCAGCACCGAGACCGTGCCCCTGCAGGGCATCGACCCGGTCGCGGCGCGCTACGAGCACCCGGCCTTCTCGGTCAGCTACCGGCAGGCGCCGCTGCCCATCGACGTGTTCACCGTCGGCGTCACGCCCACCGCCCTGAGCGGCTTCACGCGCGGCGCCCCCGCCCAGCTGTCCGGCTTCGTGGCCGCGCTGCCCGGCGACCTGAAACGCGTCACGCTGGACGCCAACGGCCTGCGCGCCCTGCCGCTGCCCGACCAGGACCTCGCGGCGGACAGCGAGACCGTCACGCTGCTCCTCACCGACCCCGTGACCGGCGCGCAGGAGCGCCGCCCGCTGGCCCGCCTGAGCGACTACACCCTGGACCCCGCCGCCGGCGTCCTGTACCTCCAGCGGCCCCTGAACCTGCTGGACGACCAGGGCCGCACCGTGCGCGTCGAGCTCAGCTACCGCCTGAACGACCCGCTCGGCGCACGCACCCTCGCCTGGGGCGTGCAGGGCAAGTACCGCGTGACCGACACCCTGAGTGTCGCGGCGGCGGCCGTCAGCCTGGACGGCGTGACCAGCGTCGGCGCGCGCGCCCGCTACGACGACGGGACGCGCCGCGCCGACCTGCTCGCCGCGTACGCCGCGCAGGGGACCCTGGTGGACGGCAGCGCCAGCGTGCAGGGCGACCGCTTCGCCCTGAGCGGCAGCCTGCACTACCAGACTCCCGGCTACGCGGGCCTGAACGCCGCCGCCCCCGGCCTGGGTGCCGCCGCGGACGCCACCTACCGCCTGACCGACCGGTTCGCGCTGAACGCCCGCGCCACCTACGCCGCCACGCCCGCCGCCGGGACCACCCCCGCCACCAGTGGCGGCACGGCCGACCTGCGCGGCCTGTACACCTTCTCGCCGTTCACGCTGGGCGCCGGGATCCGCGCGGGCTTCGGGGACCGGCAGGGCGTGGCCGCCATCGTCAGCGCCGCCTACGCCCGCAGCGGGCTGGGCGTGCAGGTCGACCACGTGCAGGCCCTCAGCGGCACGCTGGACACCACCACCACCGTCAAGGCCAGCGTCCCCGTCGCCGAGAACGTCACCCTGACCGCCCGTGACGACATCACCTGGGGTGAGGGGCAACGCGCCAGCCTGGGCCTGCAGACCAAACTGGGCGGCACCAACCTGGCCGTCAACTACGACCTGCCCGGCGCGGACGGCTGGGGCAACCGCGCCCGCATCGGCGTGGACACCACCCTGCCCGTCAGTGACCGCGCCGCCGTGGACCTGCGCGGCAGCCTGATCCTCGACACCGACGGCGACACCCGGGACGAGAGCAGCTGGAACGCCGGGGTGGGCGTGCGCTACAAGACCGACACGCTGGCTGCCACCCTGGCCGCCGACGCCTCCCGCACCGACGCGGGCTTCAGCGTGGCCCTCAAGGGCGGCGCCACCTACAGCGTCAACGATCAGCTCACCCTGAGTGCCGAAGGGCACCAGATCCTCGGCGCCGGGGCCGGCGCGAACTACGCCGTCTCGGGCGCGCTGCGCGCCGGGCCCTGGCAGGGCCTGAGCTACCTGCGCTACAAGGACGGCGCGCTCGCGGGCGGCACCCCGGAACTGATCGGCGAGGCGAACGTCGAGTACCACGTGCCCCGCTACGCCCTGCGCGCCGGACTGGCAGGCCGCGCCCTGCTGGCCCAGCCGGGCAGCGCCACCTACCAGGGCAGCCTGAGCGGCACGTACTACGTCACCGACCGGCTGGGCCTGGGCCTCGCCGCGCGCGGCCTGGTGCAGCCCGCCACCGGCAGCACCCTGCTGAGCGCCGGACTGGAAGCCAGCTACCGCGCGCTGCCCGGCACCTGGCTGACCCTGGGGTACAACCCGGTGGGGTTCCAGGGGATCGGCACGAACGTGTACACCCGCCAGGGCGCGTACCTGCGCCTGGACCTGATGCTCGACGACGGACAGAGTCCCGCCCCCGCGCCCGACACCACCGGGGGGCGCTGA